The following are encoded together in the Lathyrus oleraceus cultivar Zhongwan6 chromosome 3, CAAS_Psat_ZW6_1.0, whole genome shotgun sequence genome:
- the LOC127126463 gene encoding transcription factor RADIALIS — protein sequence MASSSMSASSSWSVKDNKAFERALAVFDKDAPDRWYNVAHAVGGKTPEEVKKHYELLVEDVKRIESGKVPFPNYKKNSVSQEEKRMRNLSLH from the exons ATGGCATCTAGCTCAATGTCAGCATCTAGCTCATGGAGTGTTAAGGACAATAAAGCCTTTGAAAGAGCTCTAGCTGTTTTCGACAAAGACGCTCCAGATCGTTGGTACAATGTGGCTCATGCTGTTGGTGGAAAAACCCCAGAGGAAGTTAAGAAACACTATGAACTTCTTGTTGAAGATGTTAAGCGTATTGAGTCGGGGAAAGTTCCGTTTCCAAATTACAAGAAAAATTCAGTCTCTCAAGAAGAGAAAAG GATGAGGAACCTGAGCCTTCATTGA
- the LOC127126464 gene encoding putative SWI/SNF-related matrix-associated actin-dependent regulator of chromatin subfamily A member 3-like 1, which translates to MDSQEPFSQSETETYLAGFVMANIVGVKHYSGTITGREMVGLLREPLNPYDSNAIKVLNTQSLQVGYIERSVAAALSPLIDASLIHIEAIVQTNPRSNNNSRFRIPCQIHVFAHFSAFDVVHDAFSDSPVHFISHSDPSFTLSNAAAVKETRAESTATTKTSNKNLDQIFKLARENLASKNQIHEPLNPPSNIIKSELLQHQKEALGWLFHRESSEDLPQFWEEKDGSFVNVLTNYQTNTRPEPLRGGIFADGMGLGKTLTLLSLIAYDKMKMKGGKKRGRSVVETNATLIVCPPSVISTWITQLEEHTNRGAMKVYMYYGDRRTQDAEELRKYDIVLTTYATLGAELRWPDTAVKKLGWRRIVLDEAHMIKNVNAGQSQAVIALNAKRRWAVTGTPIQNGSYDLFSLMAFLHFEPFSIKSYWQSLVQRPLNQGKQTGLNRLQVLMAAISLRRTKDTALVGLPPKIVETCYVELSREERKLYDEVKEEIRSLVNNDRLVYSYSTILSMILRLRQICADLSMCPSDFKSCLFSSTEIEDVSENPELLQTLIGMLQDCEDFDCPICLSPPSDVVITCCAHIFCRECILKTLQRSNSSCPLCRRSLSESDLFSVPSLKTDTTEPCTPDVMSSTKVSTLIKLLTESRDQNPATKSVVFSQFRKMLPLLEEPLKAAGFKTLRLDGAMNAKQRAQVIEQFQLSEVDEPMILLASLRASSTGINLTAASRVYLMEPWWNPAVEEQAMDRVHRIGQKEEVKIVRLIAKNSIEEKILMLQEKKKEITSRGSGRRSKDVVGMGIEDLRFVLGE; encoded by the exons ATGGATTCTCAAGAACCCTTTTCGCAGTCCGAAACGGAAACCTACCTAGCTGGCTTCGTCATGGCCAACATCGTCGGCGTAAAACACTACTCCGGCACAATAACCGGCCGTGAAATGGTCGGCCTACTCCGGGAGCCTCTCAACCCGTACGACTCAAACGCCATCAAAGTTCTTAACACTCAATCCCTTCAAGTCGGTTATATCGAACGCTCCGTCGCCGCCGCTCTTTCGCCTCTCATCGACGCTTCACTCATTCACATTGAAGCCATCGTTCAAACTAACCCTCGCTCCAATAATAACAGTAGATTTCGTATCCCTTGTCAGATTCATGTTTTCGCTCATTTCTCTGCTTTTGATGTTGTTCATGACGCTTTTTCCGATTCACCGGTTCATTTCATTTCGCATTCGGATCCTTCTTTTACTCTTTCGAACGCCGCTGCTGTTAAAGAAACCCGCGCTGAATCCACAGCGACAACTAAAACCAGTAATAAAAACCTAGACCAAATCTTCAAACTCGCCCGTGAAAACCTAGCTTCTAAAAACCAAATTCATGAACCGTTAAACCCTCCTTCTAACATAATCAAATCAGAGCTTCTCCAACACCAAAAAGAAGCCCTAGGATGGCTTTTCCACCGCGAAAGTTCAGAGGATTTACCCCAGTTTTGGGAAGAGAAGGATGGTAGTTTCGTCAATGTGTTGACTAATTACCAAACCAACACACGACCGGAGCCACTCCGGGGAGGGATATTCGCGGACGGTATGGGATTAGGGAAGACTTTAACACTGCTTTCTTTGATTGCTTATgataaaatgaaaatgaaaggTGGAAAGAAAAGAGGTAGGAGTGTTGTAGAGACAAATGCTACATTGATTGTGTGTCCTCCTTCTGTTATTTCAACTTGGATAACTCAATTGGAAGAGCATACTAACCGTGGTGCGATGAAGGTTTACATGTATTATGGTGATAGGAGGACTCAAGATGCTGAAGAACTGCGAAAATATGATATTGTGCTGACTACTTATGCTACTTTGGGAGCTGAATTGCGTTGGCCGGATACCGCAGTGAAGAAATTGGGGTGGAGGAGAATTGTTTTGGATGAAGCACATATGATTAAGAATGTTAATGCTGGACAGAGTCAGGCTGTTATTGCTTTGAATGCTAAGAGGAGATGGGCTGTTACTGGAACACCTATTCAGAATGGTTCTTATGATTTGTTTTCTCTTATGGCATTTTTGCATTTTGAGCCTTTTTCAATCAAGAGTTATTGGCAAAGCTTGGTTCAACGTCCTCTTAATCAAGGCAAACAGACTGGGCTCAACCGATTGCAG GTTTTGATGGCGGCAATATCATTACGAAGAACAAAAGACACTGCATTGGTGGGGCTTCCACCTAAGATTGTAGAGACGTGTTATGTTGAACTTTCACGTGAAGAGCGTAAACTGTATGATGAGGTTAAAGAGGAAATAAGGTCGCTTGTGAACAATGACAGACTAGTGTATAGTTATTCTACTATACTAAGTATGATTCTAAGACTTCGTCAGATCTGTGCTGATTTATCAATGTGCCCGTCGGATTTCAAGTCATGTCTATTTTCTTCAACTGAAATTGAAG ATGTTTCAGAGAACCCTGAATTGCTGCAAACATTAATTGGGATGCTACAAGATTGTGAAGATTTTGATTGTCCAATATGTTTATCTCCCCCATCGGATGTTGTAATTACATGTTGTGCTCATATTTTCTGCCGAGAATGTATTCTGAAAACTCTACAGCGCAGCAACTCTAGTTGTCCACTTTGTCGGCGCTCCCTTTCAGAATCTGACTTATTCTCAGTCCCCTCTCTCAAGACTGATACTACTGAACCATGTACACCAGATGTAATGTCATCCACAAAAGTCTCTACTTTGATAAAGCTTCTTACAGAATCAAGGGATCAAAATCCAGCTACCAAATCTGTTGTATTTTCACAATTCCGTAAGATGCTTCCATTGTTAGAAGAGCCTCTGAAAGCTGCTGGCTTTAAAACATTGCGTCTTGACGGGGCAATGAATGCTAAACAAAGGGCTCAAGTTATTGAACAATTTCAACTCTCAGAAGTAGATGAACCAATGATTCTTCTTGCAAGTCTAAGGGCTTCAAGTACAGGTATAAATCTAACGGCTGCCTCTAGAGTGTACTTAATGGAGCCGTGGTGGAACCCAGCAGTTGAAGAACAGGCAATGGATCGTGTCCACCGCATTGGACAGAAAGAAGAAGTGAAGATTGTTAGACTGATAGCTAAAAATAGCATTGAAGAGAAAATATTAATGTTGCaagagaagaagaaagaaatAACAAGCCGAGGATCTGGGAGGAGATCAAAGGATGTTGTTGGTATGGGCATAGAGGATCTCCGTTTCGTTTTAGGAGAATAG